The following proteins come from a genomic window of Alosa sapidissima isolate fAloSap1 chromosome 22, fAloSap1.pri, whole genome shotgun sequence:
- the ldhba gene encoding L-lactate dehydrogenase B-A chain encodes MSSTLQKLITPLAEGPAEPPRNKVTVVGVGMVGMACAVSVLLRDLADELALVDVMEDKLKGEMMDLQHGSLFLKTPVIVADKDYAVTANSRVVVVTAGVRQQEGESRLNLVQRNVNIFKHIIPQIVKYSPNCIIIVVSNPVDVLTYVTWKLSGLPKHRVIGSGTNLDSARFRYLMAERLGIHSSSFNGWILGEHGDTSVPVWSGTNVAGVNLQKLNPEMGTDGDKENWKEAHKMVVDSAYEVIKLKGYTNWAIGLSVADLTESLVKNMNRVHPVSTMVKGMYGINDEVYLSLPCVLNSTGVCSVVNMTLTDDEIGQLKKSADTLWGIQKDLKDI; translated from the exons ATGTCTTCTACCCTCCAGAAACTCATCACCCCCCTGGCCGAGGGCCCCGCTGAGCCCCCCAGGAACAAAGTGACCGTTGTGGGCGTCGGCATGGTGGGGATGGCCTGCGCCGTCAGCGTCCTGCTCAGG GATCTGGCTGATGAGCTGGCCCTGGTCGATGTGATGGAGGATAAGTTGAAGGGAGAGATGATGGACCTGCAGCACGGCAGTCTGTTCCTTAAGACGCCAGTCATCGTGGCCGACAAGG ACTACGCAGTGACGGCCAACTCCCGCGTGGTGGTGGTGACCGCTGGCGTGCGCCAGCAGGAGGGCGAGAGCCGCCTGAACCTGGTGCAGAGGAACGTCAACATCTTCAAGCACATCATTCCCCAGATCGTCAAGTACAGCCCCAACTGCATCATCATTGTGGTTTCCaacccag TGGACGTGCTGACCTATGTCACCTGGAAGCTGAGCGGGCTGCCCAAGCACCGCGTGATTGGCAGCGGCACCAACCTGGACTCTGCCCGCTTCCGCTACCTGATGGCCGAGAGGCTGGGCATCCACTCCAGCAGCTTCAACGGCTGGATCCTGGGAGAGCATGGAGATACcagcg TGCCCGTGTGGAGCGGCACCAATGTGGCCGGCGTGAACCTGCAGAAGCTCAACCCCGAGATGGGCACCGACGGAGACAAGGAGAACTGGAAGGAGGCCCACAAGATGGTGGTCGACAG tgCTTACGAGGTGATCAAGCTGAAGGGCTACACCAACTGGGCCATTGGCCTGAGCGTGGCTGACCTGACAGAGAGCCTGGTGAAGAACATGAATAGGGTCCACCCCGTCTCCACCATGGTCAAG GGCATGTATGGCATCAATGATGAGGTGTACCTGAGCCTGCCCTGTGTGCTGAACAGCACCGGCGTGTGCAGCGTGGTCAACATGACGCTGACCGACGACGAGATTGGCCAGCTCAAGAAGAGTGCCGACACACTCTGGGGCATCCAGAAGGACCTGAAGGACATTTAG